One Glycine max cultivar Williams 82 chromosome 8, Glycine_max_v4.0, whole genome shotgun sequence genomic window, TCACTGAGTGTTAGGCTTTAAGGATGAGTTAAACTCTTCTACCTAAACACTATTTATTTTACCTCTCATGGCTTTTACCGGGTCTCTAGTAAATCCTAAATTGGGATCTACACCTTTCAATTGCTAATACCTTCCATCAAATTCCTCATTCATTCGGCAACTATTATGCTATTTTACACAcgattgtttttaaatattttgaaacttataaCTAAAAATCACATATAGTCTCTAAGTTTCCTCTATTTTTactacaaaatattaataaaaaaaaacacaataacaTAAGTTAACGAATTCATCTATATAATTTATGgctatctatttatttatatataaaaaataatgtcttcatgaaattaaataacttattgttataatatttacatgtcatttcaacataaatataaagataaatgtGACCCTCGCAGACAACATACTAGTTCTCTACCAAATTCTTCACGCGGagatattaaaaatgatgaaattaCACTTGATGAACAAGAAATGCTTAATTTGATGAATCATGTAACCAGAACCATCTATCCATATGTATGCATGCTTGGGAGAGAAGGAGATTGCATGATAAAGACAGCAGCAAGCAGCAGCTAATGcaacttaattaaaatgttagagGGAACTGAGGGTTGTTGAACTTTCTGAACGTGCGTGATATGTGTATGGTGCATGTGTAGGGGATTAAGTGTAGAAAGGACAGAATAGTTGTATCATGCAGTAGAATATATTACTTTGCTCCTTCTGGATTATAGCATgcttttttgaaaagaaaagaaattgagtTAATTGAAGTTTCCTTACTAAGGATGAGTGTTATCTGTAATGTAGATAATTTGTggtaatgtaaaataatatggCGAACAACTCGTCTACAGTGACTACTTGATAGATCCCCCTTCTCAATTACTTTGGCTCCAAGAACATCGGTTGTGAGAGTTACATCTCACCAAAATTGCTTTAGGTTAATTCTATGCTAGTAATGAATGGTAATGACATTGGAGTTTGAAAACAATTTAAACTTGTGGTCAAAAGAGTCCAATCAAATTGATTTGAATATAACAGAGATAAGTGATATACCCTTTTgtcaattcaagaaaacaactTATAGGAAACAGCATTTGAGAATTGCATGATGAATTTTCCTTATTTCACTTTTTCTATCATACTAAATTTACAGACAAGTTCCTTTTTAATCGAACACCCTTGACATGACTCTTTAGGATATGCCATTTTTAATGCACCAAAAAGTGTGTCAAATATCTTGAAAGAGGGTTTTGCAAGAACAGCATTAAAAGAGGCAAATCTCAAAAAGGTTTAACTTGTACAAGAAGGAGGTCAAACGGTCTAGTGAAATTGACTGTCTTGGACACCACTCTAGAGTTATTCAAACAACTGATCtcattaaaaaatgagaaagaaacaTCTGAAGATCTTATGGAGACTTTGTACATTTCAACAACCACATGGTATTATTCCTCTATAAATTACCTACGATTGATCTCTGTTGCATCCACAGTTCAGACTCAAATAAACAGTGTTTAAAGATTATATTTTCTGTCCTGCACTCTCTAGAACAAAGAAATATGGGTGTTCCTCTCATTCAATCAATTGCATTGCCAGCAATGCTTCTCTTCTCATTGATCATCATTCCTCAGCTGGCACTAGGGGGCATTACCAGGCATTACCATTTTGATGTACATTTCAATAAGACTTTATATCATTATAGcttacttttaaataaaaaatttgcattTCACATTCTTTTAGTATACCTTGCCATGTCGGTTGCTTTTTTTGTCTAATGATggctttggctttttgatgcaGATAAGTACAAAAAGGTATCACGACTATACCACACAAAGAGCATGGTCACGGTGAATGGTCAGTTTACAGGGCCACGCATTGTAGCTAGGGAGGGAGACCGTCTTCTTATCAAAGTGATTAACCATGTTCAGAACAATATCTCCATCCATTGGTAAATATAATTTGCTTAAAAAACttggttaaaaagaaaatgaacatATTAGATAGTCTGTGAATTAACTTTATTACATAGTTTGTAAATTGAACTTTCATGTGCTAAGAAAATTTGGTTACTTTCCAAATAGGCACGGCATTCAACAGCTTCAATCAGGGTGGGCTGATGGACCTGCCTATGTGACTCAGTGCCCCATTCAAATAGGCCAAAGTTATGTCTACAATTACACCATTGGTGGCCAAAGAGGCACTCTCTTTTGGCATGCTCACATTTCATGGTTAAGATCAACTCTCTGTGATCCTATCATCATTCTTCCCAAGCATGGAGTTCCATATCCTTTTACCAAACCTTACAAGGAAGTTTCCATTATCTttggtaataataaaaaaagtgattatGACATCATACCATAGTCTTCCTATATTCCCTTAATGTACTTGGGAATGACCTAACTTTgacatataacaaaatatttcaggAGAATGGTGGAATGCAGATCCCGAGGCAGTCATAACACAAGCATTGCAAATAGGTGGAGGACCAAATGTGTCTGATGCATACACTATTAATGGTCTTCCTGGGCCATTGTATAACTGTTCTGCTTAAAGTATAAATTATGTgctgataaaaaatatagtaaccTAATAATATTCCATGTCATGTGATTACTAGAGGTCAAATACTTAAATCCCCAAGATTATGAATAATAATACTTGACCATttccttataaattaaaattgaatatgtTGTGAATCCATATGAAAATATTGGTCTTGTAGATACATTCAAGCTAAAGGTCAAGCCAACGAAAACATACCTTCTCGGTTTGATCAATGCTGCACTCAATGATAAACTCTTCTTCAGCATTGCAAATCACACCTTCACAGTGGTTGATGTAGATGCAATTTATGTTAAGTCATTTTGACTCTGACACTATTCTCATTGCCCCTGGACAAGCCACCAATGTTCTTCTAAAAACCAAATCTCACTATACTAATGCCACATTCTTGATGAGTGCTAGACCATATGCGACTGGCCAGGGCACTCTCTTCACTCAACGTCTTCAATCAAGAAGCTTTCACTCTTCAAGCCCATCCTCCCTTCCCTTAATGACACTTCTTTCTCGACAAACTTCGCCAACAATCTTCGTAGCTTAGCAAGTGCTCAGTTTCCAGCCAATGTACCCCAGAAAGTTGATAGGCCCTTTTTCTTCACAGTAGACCTTGGCACAACTCCTGCCCACGAAACCAAACTTGTCAAGGACCCACCAATTCAACAAAATTTGCAGCATCAGTGAACAATATCTCTTTTATACAACCAACCACTGCACTTCTCCAAACCCACTTCTTTGGACAATCCAATGGGGTTTACACCCCTGACTTCCCAACCAAAACATTGGTTCCATTCAACTATACTGGGACTCCACCAAACAACACTATGGTGAGCAATGGGACAAAAGTGGTGGTTCTTCCCTTCAACACAAGTGTAGAGCTAGTGATGCAGGACACCAGCATTCTTGGTGCTGAAAGTCACCCTCTCCATTTGCATGTCTTTAACTTCTTGTTGTTGGTCAAGGATTTGGGAACTTTGATCCAAATAAGGACCCTACAAACTTCAATCTTGTTAATCCTGTTGAAAGGAACACAGTTGGTGTCCCATCTGGGGATGGGTTGCTGTCAGATTCCTAGCAGATAATCCAGGTCAGTGATTTGATTCCTTCTTATTATCGCTTTGCAGTGTTATTTGAAACGGTTCCTTAATTTGTCAttgacataaaaaattaaaatataaataaaaagaatgagCTACTTTGTCTAACATAGACGTAGTTGTGATAAATATTCTCTAACAGACtgaaattttcattatttttgttgatttgaactttttctttattatactATAAATTTTGCATGCAGGGGTATGCTTCATGCATTGCCATCTAGAAGTACACACCAACTGGGGTCTAAAGATGGCTTGAATTGTGTTGGATGGAGAACTTCCAAATCAGAAGCTGCTTCCACCACCAGCTGCTTCATGATCTTCCAAAGTGTTAAATTTCACTAGGAATTGCAGCCATAACTTTTTTGACTCTGTTGTTGtgtttttatctattttctgcttttcttttctcctttaGATGGCCCTCTTTTGCATTCTTCATGGGCTAACTGATTGTCACTATAGTCATCTTTTCCTTCGAGAGGAGAGGTAAGAGGGTGGAATGTATCAAGATGtgccaaaaataacaaatttgttctcaatattttaattttcttttttcatttcaatgAGGAATCTATGGTTTTAATTATCAGGGTATTTTAACATTCTTCTGCTTATATATGTGTTCCTGAATCGTTGGCTGAGGTAGCAGACTAAGGCTAtggacaagaagaagaagatttagTTTATGTTCATGATATTATGATCCTTTTCTTGGCATGTTTTGTGTCTGTATATTTCTTATTACTTATGTCATTTATGCTAAATGATGTATGTGTTATATCTTTTATTCGTTCATTCTTGGTGAGGTCTTGATTGCTGAATTTTATACCTATAAAAATGAGTGAAGGTTgtctaattttttatcaaattttacttgTATAAAGATTTTTCAGGCCAAATTTCTTTTGGCAGAGACTTTAGAGTTGGTTAGGGGACCTTTTGATTACAAGTATTTAGAAGTGAAATTTTAGCATTCTTTATGGTAAAATAGTTTCTTTGAAATAGCATTTTGGAAACTGCATTTCTGTAACAGTGTTGCATGTTGGCTTCTAGCTTGGCATACATGTTTGGAGACCTTTTAAGGGTGCTTCCGAGGGAGCTATGCAAAAAGATTGGAGACCTTTTTTATTGTAGTTTGTACGTGTTTCACTCATGCTTTTGTGAAAGACAATAGCATATCTTATCCTCCGTACTAGTACTGCTTGTTCCCACTACAGCAACCCTTGCTATGAGAGCCTTTGTGCAGTCCCTTGATTTGTCATTCTCCTCAGTTAGGTATATTTTTTGGCTTATGGTCTAATAGTATTCAAAGATGACAGTCTGTTTGTGAAGCAACTACAAATTAACACAGcattgcatatttttgtgatttaaCAAATCataaagtttgaattttgaaaccAACATTGGATACTCATCCAGATCGACCTAGTGGTGGGAGATGAAGTAATGTACATGAAATCATAAATTCGAATTTCAGTGTGACTTTTGTaccaaaaataaacatatttcgGACAAAGCAAAAATCTATGTTTGGATATACTTAGAAACGGTAGAGAGAAGTGAAAATTTGTAATATAAAGAGTCTTctttattgctatttattttatgattatttttttatattaaaaataaaaggaacacATTACTCTTTCTTCTTTAAGAAATACTTGTACACTACCCTCTCCTTCTCTTAtgttaaaatatacaatttaatttatttaacttaaCTTCGTGTTAAAGTAAAATTACTTACTCCTCTTCTGAGGGATACAAATACAATAATGCTCTTCCCAGTTCACACTTgtgttaaaatagaaaataattacatgttttttttttctttagaaatGCAAGTATTACACTTTCCTtcttatatcaaattataatttactcCATTTAGAATAAGTTTTGCAGTTAGTTACCTGATAAATTTCTGAAAGCCTAGATGAGAAAGATATATTGAGAGTTGTAGTTGATTTCCCCTTACGATCTTTCAAACTAATTCAGAACAACGTGTAAGCCAAGTTAGAAGCCAACATATACACTAGCATGGGGTTAATTCATTGTTTGATAGAGACTGATATTAATTagcttctccctttgattaatTGTAATTGTTATCCTAGATTTATATATCCTTTTCGTGGCAAAAAGGAAGATGAACGTGTCTTCTTTGGTATCATTAAAGAAAGTAACGAGTACCATTCCAGAATATTATTTTGTCGTAATCTATCACTCACCGTGCAATATCAGTACTACGGGGATTGTAatgtaaaatattgaaaatgacTTTTGATTGAGACTTCTTCATTAGTTTATTCATATATCATTTTCATGAAGTAGAAGcaaaatctcttttttttttataattttcatttattaatgttattatttgtcAGAAATACTAATGTACATTCACATACGTCACATACcacatataaaaaacaaataagataaattcatttcttataatattaacaattttataattaaatataatatacatagtAAATAAAGTTCCATtgaagtaaataataataattattattattataaaaatgtgccagtttttttacatttttttaaattattatagacgaatattaataatataattttgttaatgtatatatatatatatatatatatatatatatatagatattgtTAATGAAAATGCCTaaggattttaaattttaaaaaatatacacaagGAAAACATCAACTTAGAAATGAGATATACAAATATAGAGGCAGTAGATTgtatatttgaataattaagattaaaaaatacacataattGTTTAAAGTGTTCAAGTGATTAATAATTAggttttaatcttaattatttatatttttttatccgtaaaaattaaaaacatgtactaaaagatttattataatttacgcATCAACTCAATTAGACATCCTTAATAACTATTTATATTTGGTTGTATTATTTGGATAtataattaacaatatttattGACAAGATCAATTATATAAGAGTaaagaaaattatcaaatatttattttaacatgttCATCATATTTacctatattatatttattaaagcatcatcactttgtagcatttttattttattgactaaattacagaaatataaacttattttttgtttttttcttaaatactgaaaatgaaaacattttttctaaaattgaaaaaaataaaaaatttaaaatattttatatgtgtGGGTAAAACATAATCTCTTGATTGAAATTCACCTTGAAATTTTTCCCTACTTGAAAAAAGGatgtgaaataaataaataaatcatatggaaatatttttacaaaataaaaataattaagtttaatccaacaattaaaatttttacgCAATTATTTAATCCAGCGGATAGCCTGTTTTTTTTCATCCAATTACTTAAGTACAGAGAAATTTTGTtgggttaattaatttttagttactCTACTTTTTTATATcccaatttttattcttttaaaagttttttttgacaaaatttaatcctttgttaatttttcatcagtatttttagtctcttaatttttttttttcatttttagtttctcatttatttttattactcaaGATTAgtcattatttttgtaattttaattcctcatttttatatattttaagtaataaaaataaataaaaaaactaaaaataagcaaaacaaattgAGGAACTAAAGATACCGGCAAAAAATCAATAAAGGACTAAAacttgttaaataaattttgagggACTAAAACTCAGAATAGGAAAAAATTGAGGAAAAATTTAATGaactttttttctaaaagcAAATATTTCCATTATCGAAAATcatgaaaagtaaaaatcacttaaatttTGTCCCACCCAACTACCCCTGTACGGTCAGGGAATCAAATtaaccatgcttaaaaaaataggaCTTCTACCAACTGTGTTCAATATTACCAAGTACAAGATAGTAGTAAGaacttctaaaataaaatttaaaaaaaaaaaacgaaaaccaAAAGGCAACAAAAAACAGTAAAGAATAAAGATAAATGTAAGCGAATTGCAAATACCACATCAATTTTCAAAAGTTGCGGCATTGCTTTACTTAACTTAGTGGGTTTTAATCACAGTGGAAAAAATGAACTAAACTAgttcttttaattaaatcacaCCCACCTTTTTGGTTTTCCATCCCTTTAAGTCCTCATCACTATACTAAAGCACACCACGTGCCCCCTCCTCCTATCTTTCCATAAATGTTCCACTCATTAGTTAGAATACAATGCACAAACACCATCACCATGTTGGCTCAATCTCTATGTTAgattaatgttttaatttaagaGTTGGGTTAATTGAACTGAGAATCCAAAATGGAACAGTGAACTTTGTTGTAGCAATGAAGTGCGTTGTTCCCTCTACTGTGTTGTTTCATTTGATCTTGTTCATCTTCCCCCTAGTACTCTCTGTTCACTTACTTTCAGCTTTATCTCCAACTGGGTCCTCCAAACATCCCATAAAGTTTATCCTAGGTTGGTGCTTCTTGCACATGTCTCTGTAGTCTGTAACCTTAATTATAGTGAAAGTGTTACACATTTATAGTTATGGTTGCAGATCTTGTTTTCTGACAATTGTTTGGTTTTTTTGAGAGATGGGCacgtaatgaaaaaaataaaataaaatgggaaCATACTAACTATTAATGTTTCATTTCATATTGGAGTATCTAGAAAATTGGATCACATTCGCTGATcaaattgaaaaatttattgCTAAATGCTTATTACGTGAATTATGACATCTTCTACAATTGCAAAACAAACCAGGTTTTTCATTCAATAGTTTACGCATTTCGATTATGCCTTTTTGTGCAATATTTAGACTCAGTTCTTTAGGTACTTTTGATACTGTTCTCCATTTAGAATTGGAGTTTCACCTCGATAATCTGCGAAACCTCGATATTTTAGGAATTGCATCTAAGTTTTTGTCTGTATAAATATGTGTTTTGTTCTCACTTCTCACCTTGTCCTTTTGTCCTTTTTGTTTTAAGGGGAAGACAATTTGGGTCCATGGAAGAATGAAGTCACACAAGTAGCTCAAGCAGCACGTCCTAGAACTAAGGGTACTCTTGTCCTAGCAGCAAACAGAACCAATAGACCTGACATTCTACAGGGATTTCGACGTTACCATGGTGGTTGGGACATTGCAAATCGACATTACTGGGCCGTAAGTTcaataattcattttcattatgTACTCAAATGGCTGATACTGAGTCATTATGTATCTTCTTATCCCAACAATATATGATATTCTGGTTTGTTTCCTCCTTGCATCTCCTATTGACCACTCTGGATCTTTGGTCTCTACTCTGTAGGGTTGAAAATTGAACTTCGAGGATGTTCTGGTTgaacttgttttatttgtttggttatttttctttttcattttttcttctgctTTTATGATAGAAGGGTAAATCTGTAGATGTAACAATTGAGCAAAAGAAAAGGGTTGGGATGTTGTGACATTGTACATCATTAAACATCTTTATAGCTAGACAATATTAATTTTCCTCACGCTTGAGACATGGTAAATATGGTGAATCTTGATGCTGAAGTAATAGGATAAATGACTGATATTTACTTTACTCAGTACATTTGTATTTCTACATGCCACACTAGTATAGTTCTTTGCACATTACAATCATAGCCACTTGAAATTTCTTtgcattgtttttttattctactCTTGTTCAGTTATGTTGTTCTTTGAGAGAATTTCTTTTCCCTCTATTGTTCCTAATAGCCTCCAAATTCTGGTGTTCACTTCAACTAAATTAATCAGTCTTTTAACTATTATATATTCAGTCAGTTGGATTCACtggtgtggctggtttcacccTTGCTGTCCTGTGGTTTATCTCATTTGGCTTGGCACTTGTGATTCATCTATGCTGTGGATGGGGAATTAACATCAAGGATAAAGGTTCAAATCGTTTGCAAAGAATTTGGCTTGTGTTGCTGTTGTTATTCACCTGTGTTGTAACGTAATTCTCTGAACTTTGGTTTTATGTCTCTTTGTTAAAACTTCATTAGATTAGAGTGCTTTATTTCCTCATACTTGCCTTCCTATGCTTTTTAACCGTAAACATATGAAGTTGGTTGTTTAATCATTTGTACTCAAGAATAAACACCTGCACTGACAGCTTGGTGTGATAAAATCGTTTAATTGCTGTGAAATTTTAAGAATCGGCATTATGAAACACAggcatatttaattttcacttaTGGGAGaagcttattttaaaaaaaatctagggCCAAGAAGTATCTTCAGTATCTTGTTTTACCTGTCTGTTGTGTAGTTAAAGTTATTCTTGCATTTATGCTGAATTTTGAAGTTGACACTTGAAAGAAGTCCATTgacaaaattcatcaaattcctatcCCTGGAAccagaatttaaaataattgatta contains:
- the LOC100796454 gene encoding LOW QUALITY PROTEIN: laccase-17 (The sequence of the model RefSeq protein was modified relative to this genomic sequence to represent the inferred CDS: inserted 4 bases in 4 codons; deleted 2 bases in 2 codons; substituted 2 bases at 2 genomic stop codons), which encodes MGVPLIQSIALPAMLLFSLIIIPQLALGGITRHYHFDYKKVSRLYHTKSMVTVNGQFTGPRIVAREGDRLLIKVINHVQNNISIHWHGIQQLQSGWADGPAYVTQCPIQIGQSYVYNYTIGGQRGTLFWHAHISWLRSTLCDPIIILPKHGVPYPFTKPYKEVSIIFGEWWNADPEAVITQALQIGGGPNVSDAYTINGLPGPLYNCSAXNTFKLKVKPTKTYLLGLINAALNDKLFFSIANHTFTVVDVDAIYVKSFDSDTILIAPGQATNVLLKTKSHYTNATFLMSARPYATGQGTLXHSTSSIKKLSLFKPILPSLNDTSFSTNFANNLRSLASAQFPANVPQKVDRPFFFTVDLGTTPAHXNQTCQGPTNSTKFAASVNNISFIQPTTALLQTHFFGQSNGVYTPDFPTKTLVPFNYTGTPPNNTMVSNGTKVVVLPFNTSVELVMQDTSILGAESHPLHLHVFNFXVVGQGFGNFDPNKDPTNFNLVNPVERNTVGVPSXGWVAVRFLADNPGVCFMHCHLEVHTNWGLKMAXIVLDGELPNQKLLPPPALHDLPKC